A genome region from Gossypium hirsutum isolate 1008001.06 chromosome A04, Gossypium_hirsutum_v2.1, whole genome shotgun sequence includes the following:
- the LOC121228154 gene encoding uncharacterized protein yields the protein MGSTSSAMAEKVSWYCALLMAVMLVMSCCQEPNERGEEGMMRMVHQSNKPCDEIYVVREGETLHTISEKCGDPFIVEHNPHIHDPDDVFPGLVIKITPFLSTTGRP from the coding sequence ATGGGTTCAACAAGCAGTGCAATGGCAGAGAAGGTTTCTTGGTACTGCGCATTGCTCATGGCAGTGATGCTGGTGATGAGCTGCTGCCAAGAACCGAATGAAAGGGGCGAGGAGGGAATGATGCGGATGGTGCACCAGTCCAACAAGCCATGCGATGAAATATACGTGGTTCGGGAAGGGGAGACTTTGCACACCATCAGTGAAAAATGTGGGGATCCTTTCATTGTTGAACACAATCCTCACATACATGACCCGGATGATGTTTTCCCTGGCCTTGTCATCAAGATTACTCCTTTCCTTTCCACAACAGGTAGACCGTAG
- the LOC107948466 gene encoding GDSL esterase/lipase At5g03610-like precursor has translation MDTPTPLFSLLCFFLFSLFLGEEQHVVEGSRVWTFGFRPKMLFVFGDSYADTGNNRKALASSWKLPYGITFPGKPAGRFSDGRVLTDFIAGYLAIKTPVPYRYRKELGGRLKYGLNFAYGGTGVFDTPAPEPNMTTQIDFLQQLLNDSVYPKRALKTSVALVSLAGNDYSNYIATNGSTAGFPVFIGRVVNQMKVNLKRIHNLGVRKIAASALQPLGCLPRSTAQFSFEQCNESENALVGLHNQLLAQAVNDLNKETNSSSFFVLDIYNAFWNVFNQKQAHQVSPTFVNPFEPCCVGVSAAFSCGSVDENGVKQYTLCSNPKSKFFWDTVHPTEQGWRAVYSTPALQSSLKQFW, from the exons ATGGACACTCCCACCCCTCTCTTCTCCTTGCTTTGTTTCTTCCTCTTCTCCCTCTTCTTAG GTGAGGAGCAACATGTTGTTGAAGGGTCAAGGGTGTGGACCTTTGGTTTCAGACCCAAGATGTTGTTTGTGTTCGGGGATTCCTACGCTGATACAGGGAACAACAGGAAAGCTTTGGCAAGTTCCTGGAAACTTCCTTATGGAATTACATTCCCCGGGAAACCTGCTGGCCGTTTCTCTGATGGTCGTGTTTTGACTGATTTCATCG CTGGGTACTTGGCGATTAAGACACCAGTGCCCTACAGATACAGGAAAGAACTGGGGGGTCGTCTCAAGTATGGGTTGAACTTTGCTTATGGAGGAACCGGTGTTTTCGACACGCCAGCTCCTGAGCCAAACATGACAACCCAGATCGATTTCTTGCAACAGCTTCTCAATGACTCGGTCTACCCCAAGAGGGCCTTGAAAACTTCTGTTGCGCTTGTCAGTCTTGCAGGCAATGACTACTCTAATTACATTGCCACCAACGGCTCTACTGCG GGATTTCCAGTCTTCATTGGAAGGGTTGTGAACCAAATGAAGGTGAACTTGAAACGCATCCATAACTTGGGAGTGAGGAAAATAGCGGCGAGTGCACTGCAACCATTGGGGTGCCTCCCTCGAAGCACTGCCCAATTCTCCTTTGAGCAATGCAACGAAAGTGAAAACGCCCTCGTTGGTCTCCATAACCAGCTCTTGGCTCAAGCAGTGAACGATCTCAACAAAGAAACCAACAGCTCCTCTTTCTTCGTACTTGACATTTACAATGCCTTTTGGAACGTTTTCAATCAAAAACAAGCACATCAAG TGAGTCCAACATTTGTGAATCCATTTGAGCCCTGTTGTGTTGGAGTGAGTGCTGCATTTTCATGTGGAAGTGTAGATGAAAATGGTGTGAAGCAATACACACTTTGCTCCAATCCCAAATCCAAATTCTTTTGGGATACAGTTCACCCTACGGAACAAGGATGGCGAGCTGTTTACTCAACTCCAGCTCTTCAAAGCAGTCTCAAGCAATTCTGGTAG